One window of the Daphnia pulex isolate KAP4 chromosome 8, ASM2113471v1 genome contains the following:
- the LOC124200931 gene encoding mitochondrial import inner membrane translocase subunit TIM50-C-like produces the protein MAASRYVTSFVKLSQISGTKLTCGNFHRLVTIPQNVLCQPKQISNILLATRHLQFRCYSQKSDSSNETQTTTANKPAAASPILGSFQGMGIAGEVLKSQNETEGKLKSSPPGQQQQNNSEEDEEAKKKKEAEASWRTMKYTLIFFGVTLSGLSGYIVGTWGAPERDEEGNVIEDQFSSKPLALQYILRSWNAIMNYSQMIRDPSRDKLLPDPLKEPYYQPPYTLILEMTGVLVHPDWTYQTGWRFKKRPGIDFFLAQVGPPAFEVVVYTAEQAFTAFPILDALDPNGYIMYRLFRDATRYVDGHHVKDLDCINRDPSKVIVLDWNTQSVKSHPRNALRIKEWKGNDDDRTLVDLALLLKTIATSEVQDVREVLDFYNQFDDPIEAFRENQRKLQEQQELMERMNQEKQILPATSVARGLFGRRF, from the exons atggCTGCCTCCAGATATGTCACGAGTTTCGTAAAGTTATCTCAAATAAGTGGTACAAAATTGACTTGTGGAAATTTTCACAGACTAGTGACAATTCCCCAAAATGTGCTGTGTCAACCAAAGCAAATAAGTAACATTCTCTTAGCTACCAGGCACTTACAGTTTAGGTGTTACAGCCAAAAGTCCGACAGCAGCAACGAGAcacagacgacgacggcgaaCAAACCGGCTGCAGCTAGTCCAATATTAGGTTCATTTCAAGGTATGGGAATTGCAGGAGAGGTTTTAAAGTCCCAAAATGAAACCGAAGGAAAGCTGAAGTCTTCTCCAcctggccaacaacaacaaaacaacagtgaagaagatgaagaagccaaaaagaaaaaggaagcagagGCTAGTTGGAGAACTATGAAATACACACTTATTTTCTTTGGAGTAACACTAAGCGGCCTAAGTGGTTACATTGTTGGCACATGGGGAGCACCAGAGAGAGATGAAGAGGGCAATGTGATAGAAGACCAATTCAGCTCAAAACCTCTGGCACTACAATATATCCTTAGGTCATGGAATGCCATAATGAACTATAGTCAA ATGATTAGAGACCCTTCAAGAGATAAACTTTTACCTGATCCTCTGAAAGAGCCATATTATCAGCCTCCTTACACATTAATCTTGGAAATGACTGGTGTTCTAGTCCACCCAGATTGGACA TATCAAACTGGTTGGAGGTTTAAGAAGAGGCCaggaatagatttttttttggcacaaGTGGGTCCACCCGCATTTGAAGTGGTTGTCTACACGGCTGAACAAGCCTTT ACGGCCTTTCCCATATTAGACGCCTTGGATCCCAACGGTTACATCATGTACCGACTCTTCCGCGACGCTACTCGGTATGTTGATGGTCATCACGTGAAAGATCTTGACTGCATCAATCGCGATCCATCAAAAGTGATTGTCCTCGATTGGAACACCCAGTCAGTCAAATCGCATCCTCGTAATGCACTTAGAATTAAAGAATGGAAGGGTAACGATGATGACAGGACCCTTGTCGACTTGGCTCTACTATTGAAAA CAATTGCTACGTCAGAAGTCCAAGATGTGCGAGAAGTGCTGGATTTCTACAACCAATTCGACGATCCTATCGAAGCATTTCGGGAAAATCAACGGAAACTTCAA GAACAACAGGAACTGATGGAACGAATGAatcaagagaaacaaattctACCAGCTACATCTGTTGCCCGTGGTCTATTTGGTCGGCGATTTTGA
- the LOC124200929 gene encoding transient receptor potential cation channel trpm-like isoform X2, which translates to MIEENQLAVTSASGVVFAIPPGHPGWIESTFCKRECSRYVCSSDKGPLCTCGRTWTYHKTHGIKNVGVSEEVWSPAHHTVSSPTDSYGTIDFLGGPHPNKAQFIRLGFDSGTDHIFQLLTREWGLELPKLVISVHGGKVNFKLNPRLKLVFKEGLLRAAKTTGAWILTGGTSTGVTHHVGDALISERSPRLRSGRVVSIGVAPWGVVENRASLIGRKKDVAYQSIDHPRSKFAALNNRHSYFLLADNGTVGRYGAEIALRRKLEKYISSQRLPARTNCSIPVVCLVVEGGMDTIRTVLEYVTDSPPVPVVVVEGSGRAANLISFAHKYAKEMEESSTALDGIREQLLAEIQKTFNISQSQTNKLLAELLQCVENVDLITIFKPSETSESKSLNQLDRAILCALFRARYLTAAEQLSLALAWNRVDIARSEIFIYGQEWADGALEEAMMEALARNRVDFVKLLLEMGVQMAKFLTIHRLEELYNSKQGPANTLRYIVRDVRPHLPRNYSYSLIDIGLVVNKLMGGAYRCSYTRRKFRHSYTDMMKNFTKETPSRNVLNHGLSQYIESGHLSLIEDLQYHVEPSHNMFTQPFNELLVWSVLTKRQDMAKLMWHHGEESLAKALVASKLYQAMAIEAADDDLEVEISDELRSYAAEFDREALELLDYCYRQDDDLAMQLLTCELSNWSRQTCLRLAFACNHRELLAHPGSQLILGDLWLGGLRTRRSTNLKIVLAIICPPLILQLEFKSKEELQLMPQTEEEHMIDLKDEGDPSEMNHHSSSCSSSPIVSTQTDHIKANKAKRANTFKCVEPSNSDDPECNFCTNDIDSDSNNLPPSQTDSIEGVKNIHSETIGPGCAALHHHHQLPFTRKLLEFYAAPITKFWTWTIAYFFFLAVYTYTLLIRTPPNPEWNEYYVIVYIASFGSEKIREILASEPVNLKRKLLVWASSMWNCCDAFFIVEFFVGMILRNHESTLDHGRVLYCLNIVYWYIRILTILRVSRFLGPFVTMIGWMLQRMVYYVTLMLVVLMSYGVFRQSVLFPHEEFSWFLVRDIFFKPYFMIYGELFADDINPPCGNGTNPDGSFNPDMPPCETGRWLNPLLMTAYLLMINILMLNLLIAVFNSIFLKTNVHSHKIWKFNRFAVVMEYDQKPALPPPFIVMNHFRLFTQWCRRRYAGVKESYDCGLKLFLDKDSLERLNDFEEESMEGLVREREVKHNQTNEERIRLIGQRLDGLNSKFDDSHHPDNALILVDSLESRLNLLERAIERATNTCLAFNDYVISQESFRQSSGEKTSSVTPSEATTVIASALDGEKWTSTPHHSDTSSNNSDNEPVEGDESEHGDTMAHKDSFPKTLASANKIVRRASTSHLLNRKMILKRQLTEVHDEEENNRKTTMSSLLFRGNSREKHRPFASAKVVAEAERLRELEGDVYHMMEGVIRRRRHRDSENLDASLDEMIRTTPIQFEEIGTSTDDDEMDTNILESLAIDIEDSPIMPEEATHDALDSNK; encoded by the exons ATGATTG AGGAAAATCAACTGGCTGTAACGTCTGCAAGTGGCGTCGTTTTTGCGATTCCTCCGGGTCATCCAGGCTGGATAGAATCAACATTTTGCAAGCGAGAATGCTCCAGATACGTTTGCAGCTCCGACAAAGGCCCACTGTGTACTTGCGGCCGAACGTGGACGTATCACAAGACTCACGGAATCAAAAATGTTGGCGTGTCGGAAGAAGTTTGGTCCCCTGCCCATCATACTGTCAGCAGCCCAACCGACTCTTATGGCACCATCGATTTCTTGGGCGGCCCACATCCCAATAAAGCTCAATTCATCCGGCTGGGCTTTGATTCAGGCACCGACCATATTTTTCAACTGCTGACCCGTGAATGGGGACTTGAATTACCTAAACTTGTCATCTCCGTACACGGTggcaaagttaattttaaacttaatcCACGACTCAAGCTCGTCTTCAAAGAGGGACTCCTTCGAGCAGCTAAAACTACGG GTGCATGGATCTTGACGGGTGGGACCAGTACGGGAGTGACTCATCATGTCGGCGATGCTTTGATATCAGAACGTTCTCCTCGATTACGAAGTGGCCGTGTCGTCAGTATCGGCGTCGCTCCCTGGGGTGTGGTGGAAAATCGAGCTTCACTGATCGGCCGGAAGAAGGATGTCGCCTATCAATCGATCGATCATCCGCGTTCCAAATTCGCTGCTCTCAACAATCGACACTCGTATTTTCTACTGGCTGACAACGGAACTGTGG GTCGTTATGGAGCGGAGATCGCCCTGCGGAGGAAACTGGAGAAATACATATCCAGCCAACGGCTTCCGGCTCGAACTAATTGTTCTATTCCTGTTGTCTGTTTGGTCGTTGAGGGCGGAATGGACACTATCAGGACCGTGCTGGAATACGTAACGGATTCGCCACCTGTTCCAGTAGTTGTGGTGGAAGGCTCAGGCCGGGCAGCTAATCTGATTTCCTTTGCGCACAAATACGCCAAAGAGATGGAGGAATCATCGACTGCTTTGGACGGAATACGAGAACAACTGCTGGCTGAAATCCAGAAAACATTCAATATCAGTCAGTCTCAGACGAATAAATTGCTTGCCGAACTTCTACAGTGCGTCGAAAATGTGGATCTCATCACCATTTTCAAACCGTCAGAGACCTCGGAATCAAAGTCACTGAATCAGCTGGATCGTGCCATTCTTTGTGCACTTTTCCGTGCCCGTTACTTGACAGCTGCCGAACAACTTAGTTTGGCTTTGGCTTGGAATCGAGTCGACATTGCCCGTTCCGAGATCTTCATTTACGGCCAAGAGTGGGCCGATGGAGCCCTGGAAGAAGCCATGATGGAAGCCTTGGCGAGAAATCGCGTGGACTTTGTAAAGTTGCTGCTGGAAATGGGTGTGCAAATGGCCAAATTCTTAACCATCCATCGATTGGAAGAACTTTATAATTCCAAACAAGGTCCAGCCAATACGCTGAGGTACATCGTTCGTGACGTCCGTCCACATTTGCCTCGCAACTATTCTTACAGTCTTATCGATATCGGCTTGGTCGTCAACAAGCTGATGGGCGGTGCTTATCGTTGCTCCTACACCCGACGGAAATTCCGTCACAGCTACACCGAcatgatgaaaaatttcacTAAAGAAACTCCGAGTCGCAATGTTCTAAACCATGGATTAAG TCAGTATATTGAATCCGGCCACCTGAGCCTCATTGAAGACCTTCAATATCATGTTGAGCCATCACACAATATGTTTACTCAGCCATTCAACGAACTTTTGGTTTGGTCCGTGTTGACCAAACGCCAAGATATGGCCAAGTTGATGTGGCACCATGGAGAAGAATCGTTGGCTAAAGCTCTGGTGGCCAGCAAACTCTACCAAGCCATGGCGATTGAAGCAGCTGATGACGATTTAGAAGTGGAAATTAGCGACGAGTTGCGCAGTTATGCGGCCGAATTTGATCGCGAGGCTCTCGAGTTGCTCGACTATTGTTACCGTCAAGATGACGACCTCGCCATGCAATTGCTGACCTGCGAATTGTCCAACTGGTCCCGGCAAACTTGCCTGAGGTTGGCGTTTGCGTGTAATCACCGAGAATTGCTGGCCCATCCAGGTTCTCAGTTGATTCTGGGTGATTTGTGGCTGGGCGGATTGCGGACTCGTCGCTCAACCAACTTGAAAATTGTTCTGGCCATCATCTGTCCACCACTGATCCTTCAATTGGAATTCAAATCGAAAGAAGAGCTCCAACTGATGCCGCAAACTGAAGAGGAGCACATGATCGACTTGAAAGACGAAGGCGATCCTTCTGAAATGAATCACCATTCTTCGTCCTGTAGCTCTTCACCGATCGTTTCCACGCAAACCGATCACATCAAAGCCAACAAAGCGAAACGTGCCAATACGTTCAAATGTGTTGAGCCCAGCAATAGTGACGATCCAGAATGTAACTTTTGCACTAACGACATAGACAGCGATAGTAATAACCTCCCTCCATCGCAAACTGACAGCATCGAAGGTGTTAAAAACATTCACAGCGAAACGATAGGTCCGGGATGTGCAGCgcttcaccaccaccatcagtTGCCATTTACTCGAAAGCTGTTGGAATTTTACGCAGCCCCCATTACCAAGTTCTGGACCTGGACCATCgcatatttcttctttctcgccGTTTACACGTACACTTTACTAATCCGTACACCTCCGAATCCGGAGTGGAACGAGTACTATGTCATAGTGTACATTGCCAGTTTCGGAAGTGAGAAAATACGAGAAATCTTGGCCAGCGAACCGGTCAACCTCAAACGTAAATTGCTCGTCTGGGCCTCGAGTATGTGGAACTGTTGCGATGCTTTCTTCATTGTCGAATTCTTTGTTGGCATGATTCTTCGCAACCACGAAAGCACATTAGATCATGGACGGGTTCTTTATTGTCTCAATATCGTTTATTG GTACATACGGATATTGACAATCTTGAGAGTGTCTAGATTTCTTGGTCCATTCGTCACTATGATCGGATGGATGCTCCAGCGGATGGTTTACTATGTTACTTTGATGTTGGTGGTGCTCATGTCGTACGGCGTCTTCCGCCAGTCGGTTCTGTTTCCTCACGAAGAATTTTCTTGGTTCCTGGTGCGCGACATCTTCTTCAAACCTTATTTCATGATATACGGAGAGCTGTTTGCCGACGACATTAATCCACCTTGCGGAAATGGAACCAACCCGGACGGATCCTTCAATCCGGACATGCCTCCTTGCGAGACTGGACGGTGGCTTAATCCACTCCTCATGACGGCCTATCTATTGATGATCAACATTCTGATGTTGAATTTGCTCATCGCTgtcttcaattccattttcttaaaaacCAATGTTCACTCGCACAAAATTTGGAAGTTTAATCGATTCGCCGTAGTTATGGAGTACGATCAGAAACCAGCTCTTCCGCCACCATTCATCGTCATGAACCATTTCCGTCTGTTTACCCAATGGTGTAGAAGACGATATGCAG gagTGAAAGAGTCGTATGATTGCGGACTGAAACTTTTCCTCGACAAGGACAGTCTGGAAAGACTGAAcgattttgaagaagaatcGATGGAAGGGCTGGTCCGTGAAAGAGAAGTGAAACACAATCAAACGAACGAGGAACGCATTCGGCTGATTGGCCAACGATTGGACGGTTTGAATTCCAAATTTGACGATTCCCATCACCCAGATAACGCCCTTATTCTTGTGGATTCGCTTGAATCACGTCTCAATCTGTTGGAGAGAGCAATCGAACGTGCCACCAACACCTGTCTCGCCTTCAACGATTACGTCATCTCACAAGAGTCGTTTCGTCAGTCTTCTGGTGAAAAAACGTCATCAGTGACACCATCGGAAGCCACAACTGTGATAGCCAGCGCCCTAGATGGTGAAAAATGGACTTCTACTCCTCACCACTCGGACACATCTTCAAACAATTCCGATAATGAGCCGGTTGAAGGCGATGAAAGTGAACACGGCGATACAATGGCTCACAAAGATTCTTTTCCTAAAACGTTGGCAAGCGCTAATAAAATTGTGCGACGAGCATCTACTTCCCATCTACTCAATAGAAAG ATGATTCTAAAGCGGCAATTGACGGAAGTACATGACGAGGAAGAAAACAACCGGAAAACAACAATGTCATCACTTTTATTCCGAGGTAATAGTCGAGAAAAGCATCGTCCCTTTGCGTCGGCCAAGGTGGTGGCCGAAGCCGAACGCCTGCGAGAGCTGGAAGGCGACGTATACCACATGATGGAAGGAGTTATTCGGAGGAGGCGTCATCGCGACTCGGAAAACTTGGATGCCTCCTTAGAT GAAATGATCCGTACAACACCTATTCAATTTGAAGAAATCGGCACTTCAACCGACGATGACGAGATGGATACAAATATTCTGGAATCGTTGGCCATCGACATCGAAGATTCTCCAATCATGCCAGAAGAGGCCACTCACGATGCACTCGATtccaacaaataa
- the LOC124200929 gene encoding transient receptor potential cation channel trpm-like isoform X1 — MIEENQLAVTSASGVVFAIPPGHPGWIESTFCKRECSRYVCSSDKGPLCTCGRTWTYHKTHGIKNVGVSEEVWSPAHHTVSSPTDSYGTIDFLGGPHPNKAQFIRLGFDSGTDHIFQLLTREWGLELPKLVISVHGGKVNFKLNPRLKLVFKEGLLRAAKTTGAWILTGGTSTGVTHHVGDALISERSPRLRSGRVVSIGVAPWGVVENRASLIGRKKDVAYQSIDHPRSKFAALNNRHSYFLLADNGTVGRYGAEIALRRKLEKYISSQRLPARTNCSIPVVCLVVEGGMDTIRTVLEYVTDSPPVPVVVVEGSGRAANLISFAHKYAKEMEESSTALDGIREQLLAEIQKTFNISQSQTNKLLAELLQCVENVDLITIFKPSETSESKSLNQLDRAILCALFRARYLTAAEQLSLALAWNRVDIARSEIFIYGQEWADGALEEAMMEALARNRVDFVKLLLEMGVQMAKFLTIHRLEELYNSKQGPANTLRYIVRDVRPHLPRNYSYSLIDIGLVVNKLMGGAYRCSYTRRKFRHSYTDMMKNFTKETPSRNVLNHGLSQYIESGHLSLIEDLQYHVEPSHNMFTQPFNELLVWSVLTKRQDMAKLMWHHGEESLAKALVASKLYQAMAIEAADDDLEVEISDELRSYAAEFDREALELLDYCYRQDDDLAMQLLTCELSNWSRQTCLRLAFACNHRELLAHPGSQLILGDLWLGGLRTRRSTNLKIVLAIICPPLILQLEFKSKEELQLMPQTEEEHMIDLKDEGDPSEMNHHSSSCSSSPIVSTQTDHIKANKAKRANTFKCVEPSNSDDPECNFCTNDIDSDSNNLPPSQTDSIEGVKNIHSETIGPGCAALHHHHQLPFTRKLLEFYAAPITKFWTWTIAYFFFLAVYTYTLLIRTPPNPEWNEYYVIVYIASFGSEKIREILASEPVNLKRKLLVWASSMWNCCDAFFIVEFFVGMILRNHESTLDHGRVLYCLNIVYWYIRILTILRVSRFLGPFVTMIGWMLQRMVYYVTLMLVVLMSYGVFRQSVLFPHEEFSWFLVRDIFFKPYFMIYGELFADDINPPCGNGTNPDGSFNPDMPPCETGRWLNPLLMTAYLLMINILMLNLLIAVFNSIFLKTNVHSHKIWKFNRFAVVMEYDQKPALPPPFIVMNHFRLFTQWCRRRYAGVKESYDCGLKLFLDKDSLERLNDFEEESMEGLVREREVKHNQTNEERIRLIGQRLDGLNSKFDDSHHPDNALILVDSLESRLNLLERAIERATNTCLAFNDYVISQESFRQSSGEKTSSVTPSEATTVIASALDGEKWTSTPHHSDTSSNNSDNEPVEGDESEHGDTMAHKDSFPKTLASANKIVRRASTSHLLNRKQMILKRQLTEVHDEEENNRKTTMSSLLFRGNSREKHRPFASAKVVAEAERLRELEGDVYHMMEGVIRRRRHRDSENLDASLDEMIRTTPIQFEEIGTSTDDDEMDTNILESLAIDIEDSPIMPEEATHDALDSNK; from the exons ATGATTG AGGAAAATCAACTGGCTGTAACGTCTGCAAGTGGCGTCGTTTTTGCGATTCCTCCGGGTCATCCAGGCTGGATAGAATCAACATTTTGCAAGCGAGAATGCTCCAGATACGTTTGCAGCTCCGACAAAGGCCCACTGTGTACTTGCGGCCGAACGTGGACGTATCACAAGACTCACGGAATCAAAAATGTTGGCGTGTCGGAAGAAGTTTGGTCCCCTGCCCATCATACTGTCAGCAGCCCAACCGACTCTTATGGCACCATCGATTTCTTGGGCGGCCCACATCCCAATAAAGCTCAATTCATCCGGCTGGGCTTTGATTCAGGCACCGACCATATTTTTCAACTGCTGACCCGTGAATGGGGACTTGAATTACCTAAACTTGTCATCTCCGTACACGGTggcaaagttaattttaaacttaatcCACGACTCAAGCTCGTCTTCAAAGAGGGACTCCTTCGAGCAGCTAAAACTACGG GTGCATGGATCTTGACGGGTGGGACCAGTACGGGAGTGACTCATCATGTCGGCGATGCTTTGATATCAGAACGTTCTCCTCGATTACGAAGTGGCCGTGTCGTCAGTATCGGCGTCGCTCCCTGGGGTGTGGTGGAAAATCGAGCTTCACTGATCGGCCGGAAGAAGGATGTCGCCTATCAATCGATCGATCATCCGCGTTCCAAATTCGCTGCTCTCAACAATCGACACTCGTATTTTCTACTGGCTGACAACGGAACTGTGG GTCGTTATGGAGCGGAGATCGCCCTGCGGAGGAAACTGGAGAAATACATATCCAGCCAACGGCTTCCGGCTCGAACTAATTGTTCTATTCCTGTTGTCTGTTTGGTCGTTGAGGGCGGAATGGACACTATCAGGACCGTGCTGGAATACGTAACGGATTCGCCACCTGTTCCAGTAGTTGTGGTGGAAGGCTCAGGCCGGGCAGCTAATCTGATTTCCTTTGCGCACAAATACGCCAAAGAGATGGAGGAATCATCGACTGCTTTGGACGGAATACGAGAACAACTGCTGGCTGAAATCCAGAAAACATTCAATATCAGTCAGTCTCAGACGAATAAATTGCTTGCCGAACTTCTACAGTGCGTCGAAAATGTGGATCTCATCACCATTTTCAAACCGTCAGAGACCTCGGAATCAAAGTCACTGAATCAGCTGGATCGTGCCATTCTTTGTGCACTTTTCCGTGCCCGTTACTTGACAGCTGCCGAACAACTTAGTTTGGCTTTGGCTTGGAATCGAGTCGACATTGCCCGTTCCGAGATCTTCATTTACGGCCAAGAGTGGGCCGATGGAGCCCTGGAAGAAGCCATGATGGAAGCCTTGGCGAGAAATCGCGTGGACTTTGTAAAGTTGCTGCTGGAAATGGGTGTGCAAATGGCCAAATTCTTAACCATCCATCGATTGGAAGAACTTTATAATTCCAAACAAGGTCCAGCCAATACGCTGAGGTACATCGTTCGTGACGTCCGTCCACATTTGCCTCGCAACTATTCTTACAGTCTTATCGATATCGGCTTGGTCGTCAACAAGCTGATGGGCGGTGCTTATCGTTGCTCCTACACCCGACGGAAATTCCGTCACAGCTACACCGAcatgatgaaaaatttcacTAAAGAAACTCCGAGTCGCAATGTTCTAAACCATGGATTAAG TCAGTATATTGAATCCGGCCACCTGAGCCTCATTGAAGACCTTCAATATCATGTTGAGCCATCACACAATATGTTTACTCAGCCATTCAACGAACTTTTGGTTTGGTCCGTGTTGACCAAACGCCAAGATATGGCCAAGTTGATGTGGCACCATGGAGAAGAATCGTTGGCTAAAGCTCTGGTGGCCAGCAAACTCTACCAAGCCATGGCGATTGAAGCAGCTGATGACGATTTAGAAGTGGAAATTAGCGACGAGTTGCGCAGTTATGCGGCCGAATTTGATCGCGAGGCTCTCGAGTTGCTCGACTATTGTTACCGTCAAGATGACGACCTCGCCATGCAATTGCTGACCTGCGAATTGTCCAACTGGTCCCGGCAAACTTGCCTGAGGTTGGCGTTTGCGTGTAATCACCGAGAATTGCTGGCCCATCCAGGTTCTCAGTTGATTCTGGGTGATTTGTGGCTGGGCGGATTGCGGACTCGTCGCTCAACCAACTTGAAAATTGTTCTGGCCATCATCTGTCCACCACTGATCCTTCAATTGGAATTCAAATCGAAAGAAGAGCTCCAACTGATGCCGCAAACTGAAGAGGAGCACATGATCGACTTGAAAGACGAAGGCGATCCTTCTGAAATGAATCACCATTCTTCGTCCTGTAGCTCTTCACCGATCGTTTCCACGCAAACCGATCACATCAAAGCCAACAAAGCGAAACGTGCCAATACGTTCAAATGTGTTGAGCCCAGCAATAGTGACGATCCAGAATGTAACTTTTGCACTAACGACATAGACAGCGATAGTAATAACCTCCCTCCATCGCAAACTGACAGCATCGAAGGTGTTAAAAACATTCACAGCGAAACGATAGGTCCGGGATGTGCAGCgcttcaccaccaccatcagtTGCCATTTACTCGAAAGCTGTTGGAATTTTACGCAGCCCCCATTACCAAGTTCTGGACCTGGACCATCgcatatttcttctttctcgccGTTTACACGTACACTTTACTAATCCGTACACCTCCGAATCCGGAGTGGAACGAGTACTATGTCATAGTGTACATTGCCAGTTTCGGAAGTGAGAAAATACGAGAAATCTTGGCCAGCGAACCGGTCAACCTCAAACGTAAATTGCTCGTCTGGGCCTCGAGTATGTGGAACTGTTGCGATGCTTTCTTCATTGTCGAATTCTTTGTTGGCATGATTCTTCGCAACCACGAAAGCACATTAGATCATGGACGGGTTCTTTATTGTCTCAATATCGTTTATTG GTACATACGGATATTGACAATCTTGAGAGTGTCTAGATTTCTTGGTCCATTCGTCACTATGATCGGATGGATGCTCCAGCGGATGGTTTACTATGTTACTTTGATGTTGGTGGTGCTCATGTCGTACGGCGTCTTCCGCCAGTCGGTTCTGTTTCCTCACGAAGAATTTTCTTGGTTCCTGGTGCGCGACATCTTCTTCAAACCTTATTTCATGATATACGGAGAGCTGTTTGCCGACGACATTAATCCACCTTGCGGAAATGGAACCAACCCGGACGGATCCTTCAATCCGGACATGCCTCCTTGCGAGACTGGACGGTGGCTTAATCCACTCCTCATGACGGCCTATCTATTGATGATCAACATTCTGATGTTGAATTTGCTCATCGCTgtcttcaattccattttcttaaaaacCAATGTTCACTCGCACAAAATTTGGAAGTTTAATCGATTCGCCGTAGTTATGGAGTACGATCAGAAACCAGCTCTTCCGCCACCATTCATCGTCATGAACCATTTCCGTCTGTTTACCCAATGGTGTAGAAGACGATATGCAG gagTGAAAGAGTCGTATGATTGCGGACTGAAACTTTTCCTCGACAAGGACAGTCTGGAAAGACTGAAcgattttgaagaagaatcGATGGAAGGGCTGGTCCGTGAAAGAGAAGTGAAACACAATCAAACGAACGAGGAACGCATTCGGCTGATTGGCCAACGATTGGACGGTTTGAATTCCAAATTTGACGATTCCCATCACCCAGATAACGCCCTTATTCTTGTGGATTCGCTTGAATCACGTCTCAATCTGTTGGAGAGAGCAATCGAACGTGCCACCAACACCTGTCTCGCCTTCAACGATTACGTCATCTCACAAGAGTCGTTTCGTCAGTCTTCTGGTGAAAAAACGTCATCAGTGACACCATCGGAAGCCACAACTGTGATAGCCAGCGCCCTAGATGGTGAAAAATGGACTTCTACTCCTCACCACTCGGACACATCTTCAAACAATTCCGATAATGAGCCGGTTGAAGGCGATGAAAGTGAACACGGCGATACAATGGCTCACAAAGATTCTTTTCCTAAAACGTTGGCAAGCGCTAATAAAATTGTGCGACGAGCATCTACTTCCCATCTACTCAATAGAAAG CAAATGATTCTAAAGCGGCAATTGACGGAAGTACATGACGAGGAAGAAAACAACCGGAAAACAACAATGTCATCACTTTTATTCCGAGGTAATAGTCGAGAAAAGCATCGTCCCTTTGCGTCGGCCAAGGTGGTGGCCGAAGCCGAACGCCTGCGAGAGCTGGAAGGCGACGTATACCACATGATGGAAGGAGTTATTCGGAGGAGGCGTCATCGCGACTCGGAAAACTTGGATGCCTCCTTAGAT GAAATGATCCGTACAACACCTATTCAATTTGAAGAAATCGGCACTTCAACCGACGATGACGAGATGGATACAAATATTCTGGAATCGTTGGCCATCGACATCGAAGATTCTCCAATCATGCCAGAAGAGGCCACTCACGATGCACTCGATtccaacaaataa